One window of the Acaryochloris sp. CCMEE 5410 genome contains the following:
- a CDS encoding CHASE domain-containing protein, whose protein sequence is MLFDSSEQVTPKEFQQFTHNLLARHKDIQALEWVPKVKHADRATFIKQQQQNYPAFEITQQVSQGKMVRAQKRAEYYPVSFLEPFAGNELALGFDLASDATRKRAITLATDTGMVQSTSNLTLVQEQEDQKGFITFIPVYQDQPNTLDSRRQRLQGLVLGVFRISDLVNGAIQPGAIDAINLQLMDTSNPEDIPYVRQSRLGQPMSEHEYRSDLKPIAGQQWTIAAIPSNVYFNEKRSGLPWAVFWVGLVFTVLTEAYVFFILRQSKLVETVVRDRTKELEEANKKLSLISTTDELTHIANRRHFNDCLDKEWKRAIREQTPMTLFLINLDFFRQFNEGYGFVAGDECLKKIASQLESLLKRPADLVARFEGETFALLLPNTANAEPLAQRCIESIEALKIKHIYSPISEYVTVSIGVGFVRPAHDIPITKLVDKATQALLQAKDAGRNQHAFIHIPSFADTLVPSDPASQELQFQSQ, encoded by the coding sequence CTGCTATTTGATAGTTCTGAGCAGGTCACACCCAAAGAGTTCCAGCAATTCACGCACAATCTCTTAGCTCGTCATAAAGATATTCAAGCCCTGGAATGGGTGCCTAAGGTTAAACATGCGGATCGGGCAACATTTATCAAACAGCAACAACAAAACTATCCTGCTTTTGAAATTACCCAACAGGTTAGCCAGGGCAAGATGGTTCGTGCCCAAAAACGAGCAGAATACTACCCGGTATCGTTTTTAGAACCTTTTGCCGGCAATGAATTGGCTTTAGGATTTGATTTGGCTTCTGATGCGACTCGTAAACGGGCCATTACCTTAGCCACCGATACGGGAATGGTTCAATCCACCAGTAATTTGACCTTGGTCCAGGAACAAGAAGATCAAAAGGGCTTTATCACCTTTATTCCAGTCTATCAAGACCAGCCCAACACATTAGATAGCAGACGCCAACGGTTGCAAGGTTTGGTGTTGGGGGTCTTTCGGATCAGTGATTTAGTCAATGGGGCGATTCAGCCTGGCGCGATAGATGCAATTAACCTGCAACTGATGGATACATCCAATCCAGAAGATATTCCCTATGTGCGGCAATCGAGATTAGGCCAGCCGATGTCCGAGCATGAATATCGTTCTGATCTCAAACCGATTGCTGGGCAGCAATGGACGATTGCGGCTATCCCTTCTAATGTTTATTTCAACGAGAAGCGAAGTGGCCTGCCCTGGGCAGTGTTTTGGGTGGGTTTAGTTTTTACAGTTCTGACTGAAGCCTATGTATTCTTTATCCTTCGGCAATCAAAGCTTGTGGAGACCGTTGTCCGAGATCGCACAAAGGAATTAGAAGAAGCGAACAAAAAACTCTCTCTAATCTCTACCACAGATGAATTAACCCATATTGCCAATCGTCGACACTTTAACGATTGTTTGGATAAAGAGTGGAAGCGGGCGATCCGTGAGCAAACCCCCATGACGTTATTTCTGATCAATCTAGATTTTTTCCGACAATTTAATGAGGGATATGGGTTTGTCGCGGGCGATGAGTGCCTAAAAAAAATCGCGTCTCAACTGGAATCTCTGCTCAAGCGTCCTGCAGACCTGGTGGCCAGATTTGAAGGGGAAACCTTTGCACTACTGTTACCGAATACCGCCAATGCAGAACCCCTCGCACAACGCTGTATCGAATCCATAGAAGCTTTAAAAATCAAACATATTTACTCCCCCATTAGCGAATATGTCACCGTCAGTATAGGGGTCGGATTTGTGCGACCTGCCCATGATATCCCCATAACCAAACTAGTGGATAAAGCCACGCAAGCCTTACTACAAGCTAAGGATGCTGGCCGCAATCAGCATGCCTTTATTCATATCCCCTCCTTTGCCGATACCTTGGTGCCATCTGACCCAGCCTCTCAAGAGTTACAATTTCAGTCCCAATAA
- a CDS encoding DUF3120 domain-containing protein: MKQTFQSSLRQTIQSMGTFQSWLLFGAAMFLVSLPVLIQAPLVRTWPWLSLVATGGWLLGSYGLMRQDRTHIWGDLLFGFALAWFSGSIYWGWFRAEPLWHVPMEAIGLPVAIWALLNSRFKVGSLFFLGSLIGSTVTDVYFFLVDLMPTWRVLIQTDQTEAMALLPQALEHTQTPWGRFWAMVLVVGLCVISIRPLLPPDTWAGQKDQLCWWAFSGSVLGTLLVDSLFLLVATQF; this comes from the coding sequence TTGAAACAAACTTTTCAAAGCTCCCTCAGGCAAACCATTCAAAGCATGGGGACGTTTCAGAGCTGGCTGCTATTCGGCGCAGCGATGTTTTTGGTGTCCTTACCTGTGCTGATTCAGGCACCTTTGGTGAGGACTTGGCCATGGCTAAGTCTGGTGGCCACAGGAGGGTGGCTTTTGGGAAGTTACGGGCTAATGCGCCAAGACAGAACGCATATCTGGGGTGATCTGCTGTTTGGCTTTGCTTTGGCCTGGTTCTCTGGCTCTATTTATTGGGGATGGTTTCGAGCAGAGCCGTTATGGCACGTTCCAATGGAAGCCATTGGCTTACCTGTCGCCATTTGGGCATTACTCAATTCCCGCTTTAAAGTTGGCTCTTTGTTCTTTCTTGGATCTTTGATTGGCTCCACCGTTACGGATGTGTATTTCTTCCTGGTGGATTTAATGCCGACTTGGCGAGTCTTGATTCAAACGGATCAAACGGAAGCCATGGCATTATTGCCCCAAGCTTTAGAGCATACCCAAACCCCTTGGGGAAGATTTTGGGCGATGGTTTTGGTGGTTGGACTCTGTGTGATCAGTATTCGCCCCTTGCTGCCCCCAGATACCTGGGCAGGGCAAAAAGATCAGCTCTGTTGGTGGGCTTTTTCCGGATCTGTATTGGGTACGCTGTTAGTGGATAGCTTGTTCTTATTGGTGGCAACCCAGTTTTAG
- a CDS encoding S1 RNA-binding domain-containing protein, with translation METLKVGQIVDGRVRKLKPYGVFVDIGGYFAMLHNSTISQSPISDPKQIFQLHDWVRAIITWMDIDKGRVLLSTADLEPQPGDMLTDPLTVYKSAEETVRNRVE, from the coding sequence CTGGAAACCCTCAAAGTTGGACAGATCGTAGACGGTAGAGTTCGTAAACTTAAACCCTATGGTGTTTTTGTGGATATTGGAGGATATTTTGCCATGTTGCATAATTCCACTATTTCTCAAAGTCCTATTTCAGATCCCAAACAAATTTTTCAACTGCATGATTGGGTCAGAGCTATCATCACTTGGATGGATATAGACAAAGGAAGAGTGTTGTTGTCCACAGCTGATTTAGAACCTCAACCCGGTGACATGCTGACAGATCCCTTAACCGTCTATAAAAGCGCTGAAGAAACAGTAAGAAATCGGGTTGAGTAA
- a CDS encoding phenylacetate--CoA ligase family protein: MTGPLQHTLKALQTFLDTPLEELIDSSASTSAHVLSLFHRVVQTVPAYHDFLQQQGVDPKQIQTLEDFATLPLTTKDNYLRQFPIPRLCRDGKLETCDMIAVSSGSTGEPTFWPRFISDEYQISTRFEQIFADSFAADQKRTLAVVCFALGTWVGGMYTANCCRHLASKGYPLTVITPGNNTPEILRVVQTLGPMFDQVVLLGYPPFLKDVIDTGLALGIPWPQYHLKWVMAGEVFSEAWRDLVGERVGSTSPCFDSASLYGTADAGVLGNETPLSICIRRFLADHPTIAAELFGESRLPTLVQYDPRSRYFEVTEEGTLLFSGDNGIPLIRYHICDRGGIIPYDQMLAFLQARGFDAIATLQQQGHVPIRPLPFVYVFGRSHFTVSFFGANIYPENVTVGLEQPEICDWVTGKFVMQVQTDADQNSHLVIDVELAPGEAASPARTDAIAASVLHQLRRLNSEFAHYVPEAYQTPQIHLRPNGDPTYFPIGVKHRYTRSPED, translated from the coding sequence ATGACAGGCCCTCTCCAACATACTCTTAAGGCTTTACAGACGTTCCTTGATACGCCCTTAGAGGAACTGATTGATTCATCTGCTTCGACCTCCGCACATGTCCTATCCTTATTTCACCGGGTTGTCCAGACCGTTCCGGCTTACCATGACTTCCTTCAGCAACAGGGCGTTGACCCCAAGCAAATTCAGACGTTAGAAGACTTTGCCACCCTGCCTTTAACGACTAAAGACAATTATTTACGGCAGTTTCCCATACCTCGTCTCTGTCGTGATGGCAAGTTGGAGACCTGCGACATGATCGCAGTGTCTTCTGGATCGACGGGAGAACCAACCTTTTGGCCACGTTTCATCTCTGATGAGTATCAAATCTCGACCCGTTTTGAACAAATTTTTGCGGATAGCTTTGCTGCAGATCAAAAGCGGACCCTTGCTGTTGTTTGCTTTGCCCTAGGGACTTGGGTGGGCGGGATGTACACCGCCAACTGTTGTCGCCACTTAGCCAGTAAAGGTTATCCCCTCACAGTGATTACACCTGGCAATAACACACCTGAAATTTTGCGGGTGGTGCAAACCCTGGGCCCCATGTTTGACCAGGTTGTACTGTTGGGATATCCGCCATTTCTTAAGGATGTTATTGATACGGGACTGGCATTAGGTATCCCATGGCCTCAATACCATCTCAAATGGGTGATGGCAGGGGAAGTATTTAGCGAAGCGTGGCGAGATTTAGTCGGGGAGCGAGTAGGTTCAACAAGCCCCTGCTTTGACTCGGCTTCTTTATATGGCACTGCCGATGCAGGTGTATTGGGAAATGAAACCCCATTAAGCATCTGTATCCGTCGATTTTTGGCTGATCATCCCACGATTGCGGCAGAGCTATTTGGAGAATCTCGCTTGCCCACCTTGGTTCAGTATGATCCTAGGAGTCGATATTTTGAGGTCACTGAAGAGGGAACACTGTTATTCTCTGGTGATAATGGAATTCCCCTGATTCGGTATCACATCTGCGATCGCGGCGGCATTATCCCCTACGACCAGATGTTGGCGTTTTTGCAAGCCCGTGGATTTGATGCGATCGCAACTTTACAACAACAAGGCCATGTCCCAATTCGGCCTCTCCCGTTTGTTTATGTGTTTGGCCGCTCCCATTTCACGGTGTCGTTTTTTGGAGCCAATATCTATCCAGAGAATGTGACGGTGGGTCTAGAACAGCCAGAGATTTGCGATTGGGTCACCGGTAAATTTGTAATGCAGGTGCAAACGGATGCGGATCAGAATTCTCATTTAGTGATTGATGTGGAACTTGCGCCGGGTGAGGCTGCTAGTCCAGCCAGGACAGACGCGATAGCCGCATCCGTTTTACATCAACTCCGTAGGTTGAACAGTGAATTTGCCCACTATGTTCCTGAAGCCTACCAAACGCCGCAGATTCATTTACGACCGAATGGCGATCCAACCTATTTCCCGATTGGGGTAAAGCATCGCTACACCCGATCTCCAGAGGATTAA
- a CDS encoding 5-formyltetrahydrofolate cyclo-ligase: MQSSGSNPQLDKNTLRRQLLTQRQSMPVEQWRLFSQTLCQQLLDSSLWQQAQTVLAYMTFRQEPDLSWLFLQGQDRGWGLSRCVGQHLMWHRCNPLDSQMLKKGKYGILEPYPDCPELSADEVDLILVPAVACDLKGYRLGYGGGYYDRLLSSPGWASIPTVGIVFERDLLDQLPTESWDQPLKAICTEKGIASRS; encoded by the coding sequence GTGCAGTCTTCTGGCTCTAATCCACAACTCGATAAAAATACTTTGAGACGTCAATTGCTGACGCAGCGTCAATCGATGCCTGTGGAGCAATGGCGTCTTTTTAGTCAGACTCTCTGCCAGCAGCTGCTTGATTCGTCCCTCTGGCAACAGGCACAGACGGTTTTAGCGTATATGACGTTTCGACAAGAACCGGATTTGAGCTGGTTGTTTTTACAAGGACAAGATCGCGGCTGGGGGCTCTCTCGCTGTGTGGGGCAACATTTGATGTGGCATCGCTGCAACCCCCTAGACTCCCAAATGCTGAAAAAGGGTAAGTATGGGATTTTGGAGCCTTACCCAGATTGTCCTGAGTTATCGGCGGATGAGGTGGATTTGATTCTGGTTCCGGCAGTGGCGTGCGATCTCAAAGGGTATCGCCTCGGTTATGGAGGAGGATATTATGATCGCTTACTCTCTTCTCCCGGCTGGGCCAGTATCCCAACAGTTGGTATTGTCTTCGAACGAGATCTTTTAGATCAGCTGCCAACAGAGTCTTGGGACCAACCGTTGAAAGCGATTTGTACAGAGAAAGGGATAGCTAGTCGTTCCTAA
- the glmS gene encoding glutamine--fructose-6-phosphate transaminase (isomerizing) — protein MCGIVGYIGPQTASGILLSGLQKLEYRGYDSAGIATVSEAQLQCIRAKGKLHHLEEKLASWENSAVLGIGHTRWATHGKPEEHNAHPHRDARDRLAVVQNGIIENYRELREELKERGCTFRSETDTEVIPHLIAEKLDGLKAKGEPSLLEAVRQAVNHLEGAFAIAVVSADFPDELIVARQQAPLVVGFGDGEYFCASDTPALIHHTRTVLTLENQELARLTTQGVDLYHFEGNRVRRPPRTLNWNPVMVEKQGFKHFMLKEIYEQPGVVRTCLEQYVDSTWQPGQTTSPIRLNLAPELTANLENIQIMACGTSWHASLVGKHLLEQLAGIPTVVQYASEFRYAPSPMTANTLTIGVTQSGETADTLAALETEQQRRSQQPAHLQARLLGITNRPESSLARLVPAIIDTHAGIEIGVAATKTFMAQLMAFYFLAIELAYQRKTVAPQRLGEIIDGLQQLPAQLEQVLESQERYVETLAHDFVETQDFIYIGRGINFPIALEGALKLKEISYIHAEGYPAGEMKHGPIALLDAKVPVVAIAMPGTVFEKVLSNAQEARARDARLIGVTPMNEQEAKETFDTLLPVPAVDEMISPLLTVVPLQLLSYHIAALRGLDVDQPRNLAKSVTVE, from the coding sequence ATGTGCGGTATTGTCGGTTATATTGGCCCTCAAACGGCCAGCGGAATTCTGCTTTCGGGTCTACAAAAACTGGAATATCGGGGGTACGATTCAGCGGGGATTGCTACAGTATCCGAAGCCCAGCTCCAATGTATTCGGGCCAAGGGCAAACTGCATCATCTAGAAGAGAAGTTAGCCAGCTGGGAAAATTCGGCAGTTCTGGGTATTGGCCACACGCGCTGGGCAACGCACGGCAAACCGGAAGAACATAACGCCCATCCCCACCGAGATGCCCGCGATCGATTGGCCGTGGTGCAAAACGGCATTATCGAAAATTATCGGGAACTGCGAGAAGAACTGAAAGAACGGGGCTGTACGTTTCGCTCCGAAACCGATACGGAAGTTATTCCCCATCTGATCGCTGAAAAGCTGGACGGTCTAAAGGCCAAAGGAGAGCCCTCTCTATTAGAAGCAGTGCGGCAGGCCGTGAATCATTTGGAAGGAGCCTTTGCGATCGCAGTGGTGTCTGCCGATTTCCCAGATGAACTGATCGTGGCTCGTCAGCAAGCCCCCTTAGTCGTCGGATTCGGCGATGGTGAATATTTCTGTGCCTCCGATACGCCCGCTTTAATTCACCACACCCGTACGGTTTTAACCCTAGAGAACCAAGAACTGGCTCGCCTGACCACTCAAGGGGTGGATCTTTACCACTTTGAAGGCAACCGCGTTCGTCGTCCGCCCCGCACCCTGAACTGGAACCCCGTGATGGTGGAGAAGCAGGGTTTTAAGCACTTTATGCTTAAGGAAATCTATGAGCAGCCTGGCGTGGTGCGAACATGCCTGGAACAGTATGTAGATAGCACCTGGCAACCGGGCCAAACCACCAGTCCCATTCGTCTCAATTTGGCCCCAGAACTAACTGCGAACTTAGAAAATATCCAAATTATGGCTTGCGGGACGAGCTGGCACGCCAGTTTGGTGGGCAAGCATTTACTGGAGCAGCTAGCGGGTATTCCCACGGTGGTTCAGTACGCCTCTGAATTTCGGTACGCCCCTTCACCGATGACGGCCAATACCCTCACCATTGGCGTCACCCAATCGGGGGAAACCGCTGATACGCTTGCTGCCCTTGAGACAGAACAGCAACGTCGTTCTCAGCAACCTGCTCATTTGCAAGCCCGGCTGTTGGGCATTACCAATCGCCCCGAAAGCTCTTTGGCCCGTTTAGTTCCTGCCATTATTGATACCCATGCCGGGATTGAGATTGGCGTAGCTGCCACCAAAACTTTTATGGCCCAGTTAATGGCCTTTTACTTTTTGGCGATTGAGTTGGCTTATCAGCGTAAAACCGTTGCTCCTCAGCGCTTAGGGGAAATTATCGATGGCTTGCAACAGCTTCCCGCTCAGCTAGAACAGGTTTTAGAGAGCCAGGAGCGGTATGTGGAAACCCTGGCCCATGATTTTGTCGAAACCCAGGACTTTATTTATATCGGTCGAGGCATTAATTTCCCCATTGCCCTAGAAGGTGCGCTGAAGCTGAAGGAGATTAGCTATATCCATGCCGAAGGATATCCAGCGGGCGAGATGAAGCATGGTCCGATAGCATTGCTGGATGCCAAGGTCCCCGTGGTTGCGATCGCAATGCCGGGTACGGTGTTTGAAAAGGTGCTCTCTAACGCCCAAGAAGCCCGAGCCCGAGATGCTCGCTTGATTGGGGTTACTCCTATGAATGAGCAGGAAGCCAAAGAGACCTTTGACACGTTGCTGCCTGTACCGGCAGTGGATGAGATGATTTCGCCCCTGCTAACGGTGGTGCCGTTGCAGTTGCTGTCCTACCATATTGCAGCTCTTCGTGGGCTGGATGTGGATCAGCCGCGTAATTTAGCTAAATCCGTGACGGTTGAGTAA
- a CDS encoding calcium-binding protein, which yields MVIPRPTFFFSDFNDGNSFDNNRTNGTSLNDLIQGDLGNDTISGLNGDDLILGGNGNDSLLGGNGDDYIRGGNGADRIIGGFGNDWLYGDAGNDSIFGNSGNDRLIGGSGNDFLSGGSGNDNLFGGSGNDFLSGGSGNDNLFGGSGNDFLSGSSGNDFLSGSSGNDRLVGGSGIDRLFGGSGNDNLNGGTGSDRIAGGFGLDVLSSGSTLDSDRFVYNSIREGGRGERITDFDVIGLDDEIEVRRSGFRATGLARQLPLGTLPDNRLVSGVSSLGFNAGFRYFAGSGNLYFDSNGGGFAGSQLLVNLQNRPSFSALSSSDPIVVV from the coding sequence ATGGTTATTCCAAGACCCACATTTTTCTTTTCAGATTTTAATGATGGAAATTCCTTTGACAACAACAGAACCAATGGAACTAGTTTGAATGATCTCATTCAGGGAGATCTAGGTAACGATACTATCAGTGGCCTAAATGGTGATGATCTTATTTTAGGTGGCAATGGAAATGACTCATTACTTGGCGGCAATGGGGATGACTACATAAGAGGCGGTAATGGAGCCGATAGAATTATTGGCGGCTTTGGAAATGATTGGTTATATGGTGATGCTGGCAATGACTCCATCTTTGGCAATTCTGGAAATGATAGGCTCATAGGTGGCTCTGGTAATGATTTCCTCTCCGGTGGTTCGGGGAACGATAACCTGTTTGGTGGCTCTGGTAATGATTTCCTCTCCGGTGGTTCGGGGAACGATAACCTGTTTGGTGGCTCTGGTAATGATTTCCTCTCCGGTAGTTCGGGCAATGATTTCCTCTCCGGTAGCTCGGGGAACGATAGGCTCGTTGGTGGTTCTGGAATTGATAGGCTCTTCGGTGGTTCTGGTAATGACAATCTAAATGGTGGAACGGGCAGCGATCGAATTGCCGGAGGTTTCGGACTTGATGTTCTGAGTAGTGGTAGTACGTTAGATTCAGATCGCTTTGTTTATAACAGCATCCGTGAAGGAGGGCGAGGAGAAAGAATTACTGACTTTGATGTTATTGGTTTGGATGATGAGATAGAAGTTCGCAGATCTGGCTTCCGTGCAACTGGGCTAGCTAGACAACTCCCTCTTGGCACTCTTCCTGATAATCGTCTGGTTAGTGGAGTGAGCAGTCTTGGATTTAACGCAGGTTTCAGATATTTTGCTGGATCAGGCAATTTATATTTCGACAGCAATGGGGGAGGCTTTGCTGGATCACAGCTTTTAGTTAATTTACAGAATAGACCAAGCTTTAGTGCTCTTAGCAGTAGTGATCCAATTGTTGTAGTTTAA
- a CDS encoding response regulator transcription factor, producing the protein MIHLILVDEYSIVCQGLQSILNLEKDIQVLGVATTGEQAIELVIDLEPNLVLIDIQMFLLNGENATQAICRQFPELPVLVLSTSDEEHCINKAIRAGAKGYLLKDIPVEELVQAIRQVHLGYTQLAPGLLEKLMAATNDVSDQGSLSDLSQLTPRETEVLNLVALGHTNREIGEQLYISEGTVKTHVTHILNRLDLRNRAQLAIFAYNSLQLQTSL; encoded by the coding sequence ATGATTCACCTCATACTTGTTGATGAATATAGTATTGTCTGCCAAGGCCTTCAATCTATTCTCAATCTAGAAAAAGATATCCAAGTTTTAGGTGTTGCCACAACTGGAGAACAAGCTATAGAGCTTGTGATTGACTTAGAGCCTAATTTAGTCCTAATTGACATTCAAATGTTCTTATTAAATGGTGAAAATGCTACGCAAGCTATTTGCAGACAGTTCCCTGAACTTCCGGTTCTTGTCCTCAGTACTTCAGATGAAGAACATTGCATCAATAAAGCTATCCGAGCAGGTGCCAAAGGGTATTTACTGAAAGATATTCCTGTCGAAGAACTTGTACAGGCTATTCGGCAAGTGCATCTTGGTTATACTCAACTAGCTCCAGGTTTATTGGAAAAGCTAATGGCTGCAACTAATGATGTCTCTGATCAAGGCTCCTTGTCAGACCTAAGCCAGCTGACCCCTCGTGAGACCGAAGTGCTTAATCTAGTCGCTTTAGGACATACCAATCGTGAAATTGGTGAGCAATTGTATATCTCTGAAGGGACCGTTAAAACACATGTCACCCATATTCTTAACCGACTTGACCTTCGCAACCGTGCCCAATTAGCAATCTTTGCCTATAACTCCTTGCAGCTGCAAACTAGCTTGTGA
- the dtd gene encoding D-aminoacyl-tRNA deacylase — protein sequence MRIILQRVNESRVEVAGQIIGRIEKGLNLLVGITPSDTEQEVAWMARKCLELRIFPDQTGKLSQSVQDIEGGLLVISQFTLYGDCRKGRRPSFDKAAPGSMAEQIYKQFVAKLRASGLQVETGQFGAMMNVYIENDGPVTLILEREAESER from the coding sequence ATGCGCATTATTTTGCAAAGAGTTAATGAATCACGGGTCGAAGTTGCAGGTCAAATTATTGGCAGAATCGAAAAAGGTCTCAATTTATTAGTAGGAATTACCCCCTCTGATACCGAACAAGAAGTGGCTTGGATGGCGCGAAAATGTTTGGAGCTACGAATCTTTCCTGATCAGACTGGCAAGCTGTCTCAGTCCGTCCAAGATATAGAGGGAGGATTATTAGTGATTAGCCAATTTACATTGTATGGAGATTGTCGAAAGGGGCGGCGACCTTCCTTTGATAAAGCGGCACCTGGTTCTATGGCAGAACAGATTTATAAGCAATTCGTGGCAAAACTCAGAGCCAGCGGCCTGCAGGTGGAAACTGGACAGTTTGGTGCCATGATGAACGTTTATATCGAAAATGATGGTCCTGTGACGTTAATCTTAGAACGAGAGGCTGAGAGCGAAAGATAG